A DNA window from Patescibacteria group bacterium contains the following coding sequences:
- the pheS gene encoding phenylalanine--tRNA ligase subunit alpha has product MKQDPQNGHLHPITQVINDVVRIFHELGFDVAEGTEIETEYYNFDALNVPKDHPARDMQDTFWLKGVEQTVLRTHTSPVQVHYMEKNKPPLRIVVPGKVFRHEATDATHEVQFYQVEGLVVGEDVTLAHLKGTLELFFKKLFGGKTAIRFRPSFFPFVEPGVEIDVSCFKCGGEGCSLCKKTGFIEVMGAGMVHPHVLNGAGIDSRKYQGFAFGGGVDRLVMLKYGIDDVRLLYSGDLRLVNQFSYDHLV; this is encoded by the coding sequence ATGAAGCAAGACCCGCAGAACGGTCATCTCCACCCTATTACCCAGGTCATCAACGACGTGGTGCGTATTTTTCATGAACTTGGATTTGATGTTGCGGAGGGGACTGAGATAGAAACGGAGTATTACAATTTTGACGCGCTCAATGTGCCGAAGGATCATCCCGCGCGTGACATGCAAGACACATTTTGGTTGAAGGGCGTGGAGCAGACGGTACTACGAACACACACTTCGCCGGTGCAGGTTCATTATATGGAGAAAAACAAGCCGCCGCTTAGAATCGTGGTGCCCGGGAAAGTTTTTCGGCACGAAGCGACGGACGCCACGCACGAAGTGCAGTTTTACCAGGTTGAGGGTCTTGTCGTCGGCGAAGATGTTACCCTCGCGCACCTGAAAGGAACGCTCGAACTTTTTTTTAAGAAACTTTTCGGCGGAAAAACGGCGATTCGTTTTCGCCCAAGTTTTTTCCCGTTCGTGGAACCCGGTGTTGAGATTGACGTGTCCTGTTTTAAGTGCGGCGGCGAAGGATGTTCGCTTTGCAAAAAAACCGGGTTCATTGAAGTCATGGGCGCCGGCATGGTGCACCCTCATGTTTTAAACGGCGCGGGGATTGATTCCAGGAAATACCAGGGGTTCGCGTTCGGAGGAGGCGTTGATCGTCTGGTGATGCTTAAATACGGCATTGACGACGTGAGACTTCTTTATTCCGGGGATCTAAGACTCGTTAACCAGTTCTCATATGATCATCTCGTATAA
- the tsf gene encoding elongation factor Ts (EF-Ts; functions during elongation stage of protein translation; forms a dimer; associates with EF-Tu-GDP complex and promotes exchange of GDP to GTP resulting in regeneration of the active form of EF-Tu), protein MEITTEQIKKLRDTTGVSVMQCKRALEEAEGNMDQAVILLRKKSSDIASKKEGRELNAGVVAAYIHAGGNVGSMVELACETDFVAKNEEFKRLAYDIAMHVAASNPEFLRAEDITEGDKEKVRAAFAKEVAESDKPADIKEKILQGKIDSYFKEKVLLEQNFIKDPGVTIRNLEEQAVQKFGEKTKVVRFVRFSV, encoded by the coding sequence ATGGAAATCACCACCGAACAAATCAAGAAATTACGAGACACGACCGGCGTATCGGTCATGCAATGCAAGCGCGCTCTTGAAGAAGCGGAAGGGAACATGGATCAGGCGGTCATTCTTCTTCGGAAAAAAAGCAGCGACATTGCTTCCAAGAAAGAGGGAAGAGAATTGAACGCGGGTGTGGTGGCCGCATATATCCACGCCGGCGGCAACGTCGGTTCCATGGTGGAGCTTGCATGCGAGACTGACTTTGTCGCAAAGAATGAAGAATTCAAGCGGCTTGCGTATGATATCGCCATGCACGTCGCCGCAAGCAATCCAGAGTTCCTCCGCGCGGAAGATATTACCGAGGGAGATAAAGAAAAAGTGCGCGCGGCATTTGCCAAGGAGGTTGCGGAGAGCGATAAGCCGGCAGACATCAAGGAAAAAATACTGCAAGGGAAGATAGACAGTTATTTTAAAGAGAAGGTGTTGCTTGAACAGAACTTCATCAAAGACCCCGGCGTTACGATCAGAAACCTTGAAGAGCAGGCGGTCCAGAAATTCGGCGAGAAGACAAAAGTTGTCCGTTTCGTGCGCTTCTCTGTTTAG
- a CDS encoding glycosyltransferase family 2 protein: MEYTKSPYFHIGRASELTGKDRVIYRIFEILPGFLSWGTLLGIVALSAFLPVYAALFIIIFDVYWVFKTMYLSAHLRQNWKRMKHNIAVDWEERLSNLKYDNIMHLVVLPFYDEGKETIEGSLQSLINTKGDKKKMAIVLATEERAGEEAFSIARELRDTYASHFGHFLITIHPKDISGEMAGKGSNISYATELAGREILDKHHIAHKNVIVSAFDIDTIVYPQYFLCLTWHFLTAENPHRSSFQPVPLYNNNIWEAPALSRVVATSGTFWQMIQQERPERLATFSSHSLSYSALSEIGFWQKNMVSEDSRIFWNAFVAYDGAYTVVPLSYPVSMDANLAPTFLETARNIYKQQRRWTWGVENIPYVLFSFLKNKSIPLAQKVKMSFIQIEGFWSLATNPLLIFLLGWLPLMLGGKEFNETVLSYNLPIITRNLMLVAMSGLFFSAIISLSFLPEVPEGQKKRHKAFMVLQWVLVPFTMIFLGSIPGLDAQTRLMFGRYMGFWVTPKFRSPEQGGTKNP, from the coding sequence ATGGAGTATACCAAATCACCCTATTTCCACATTGGAAGGGCTTCCGAATTGACCGGGAAGGACAGAGTTATCTATAGAATCTTTGAAATCTTACCGGGGTTTTTGTCATGGGGTACCCTTTTGGGAATTGTTGCTTTGTCGGCATTTTTACCTGTTTACGCTGCGCTCTTCATTATCATTTTTGATGTCTATTGGGTTTTCAAAACAATGTATCTTTCTGCTCATCTAAGACAGAACTGGAAACGGATGAAACACAATATCGCGGTTGACTGGGAAGAGCGCCTTAGTAATTTGAAATATGACAACATTATGCATCTTGTCGTACTGCCGTTTTATGACGAGGGCAAAGAGACCATTGAGGGGAGTTTGCAGTCTCTCATTAATACCAAAGGAGACAAGAAAAAAATGGCAATCGTGCTTGCCACGGAAGAGCGCGCGGGAGAAGAAGCGTTCTCTATTGCGAGAGAATTGCGCGATACTTACGCGAGTCATTTCGGTCATTTTTTAATTACCATTCATCCGAAAGATATTTCCGGGGAAATGGCGGGGAAGGGTTCTAACATCTCTTACGCGACGGAGCTCGCGGGGAGAGAAATTCTTGATAAACACCACATCGCGCACAAGAATGTGATCGTGTCAGCGTTTGATATTGATACGATTGTATATCCGCAGTATTTTTTGTGTCTCACGTGGCATTTCCTAACCGCTGAAAACCCGCACAGGAGTTCGTTCCAGCCGGTTCCGCTCTATAACAATAATATCTGGGAAGCACCCGCACTTTCTCGCGTAGTGGCGACATCAGGAACCTTTTGGCAGATGATCCAACAAGAACGCCCGGAGCGTCTCGCGACCTTCTCTTCGCATTCTTTGAGTTATAGCGCGCTTTCTGAAATAGGATTTTGGCAGAAGAATATGGTTTCCGAGGATTCCAGAATATTCTGGAATGCGTTTGTCGCTTACGATGGCGCATATACCGTAGTGCCGCTTTCGTACCCGGTCTCTATGGACGCGAATCTCGCGCCGACATTTCTAGAGACCGCGCGCAATATTTATAAACAGCAAAGGCGCTGGACATGGGGCGTGGAAAATATTCCCTATGTCTTGTTCAGTTTTTTAAAGAACAAGAGCATTCCACTTGCGCAAAAAGTGAAGATGAGTTTTATTCAGATTGAAGGTTTTTGGTCGCTCGCCACCAATCCTCTCCTGATCTTCCTCCTTGGCTGGCTTCCGCTCATGTTGGGGGGCAAGGAGTTCAATGAAACCGTGCTCTCGTATAATCTCCCCATTATCACCCGCAACCTCATGCTCGTCGCCATGTCGGGACTTTTCTTTTCAGCGATTATTTCTTTGAGCTTTTTGCCGGAAGTTCCCGAAGGACAGAAAAAGCGCCACAAGGCATTTATGGTGCTTCAGTGGGTCTTGGTGCCTTTCACTATGATATTTCTCGGTTCTATCCCAGGCCTTGACGCGCAAACACGCTTGATGTTTGGCAGGTATATGGGATTTTGGGTGACGCCAAAGTTCCGCTCTCCGGAACAAGGTGGCACCAAAAATCCGTAA
- the rpsB gene encoding 30S ribosomal protein S2 gives MIEKGANKNTFIDDMLLAGSHFGYSKSRRHPSMKSFILGAKNRVELFNLDKTLKALDVVKEFIASKAQDGKTILFVGTKPEAKKTVEEYARAINMPYVTERWIGGMLTNFHEIKKRVARLEEIQNKKEKGELAKYTKKEQLLLDRELAKLNKNFSGIVSMKELPKALFVVDPKHEQIAVTEARKENIPVIALASSDCDISKIDYSIPVNESSRPSIELLVREIASAYREGALRQPIPPPAQETPVSNGQEDAKKELITG, from the coding sequence ATGATAGAAAAAGGAGCAAACAAGAATACCTTCATAGACGACATGCTCCTGGCGGGGTCTCATTTTGGCTATTCAAAATCCAGACGACATCCATCAATGAAGTCGTTTATTCTCGGCGCTAAGAACCGGGTGGAATTGTTTAATTTGGACAAGACACTCAAGGCATTGGATGTGGTGAAGGAGTTCATTGCCTCTAAGGCGCAGGATGGTAAGACCATTCTCTTTGTCGGTACCAAGCCGGAGGCGAAGAAAACAGTAGAGGAGTACGCGCGGGCGATTAACATGCCTTATGTAACCGAGCGATGGATCGGCGGAATGCTCACTAATTTTCACGAGATCAAAAAGCGCGTTGCACGATTGGAAGAAATTCAAAATAAAAAAGAGAAGGGTGAACTCGCTAAATACACGAAGAAAGAGCAACTCTTGCTTGATAGGGAACTCGCGAAATTGAATAAAAACTTTTCGGGAATCGTTTCCATGAAAGAATTACCCAAAGCGCTCTTCGTCGTTGACCCCAAGCACGAACAGATTGCGGTTACCGAAGCGCGTAAAGAAAATATTCCTGTCATCGCGCTTGCTTCTTCTGATTGCGACATCAGCAAAATTGATTACTCAATCCCGGTGAATGAGTCGTCTCGCCCAAGCATTGAATTGCTTGTCAGAGAAATCGCATCCGCATACAGAGAAGGCGCTTTGCGACAGCCAATTCCTCCTCCGGCACAAGAAACACCCGTTTCCAATGGGCAGGAAGACGCAAAAAAAGAACTCATTACCGGCTAA